The Malus domestica chromosome 10, GDT2T_hap1 nucleotide sequence AAGCGGTCGGCTGTTATTAATTAGAAGATGAACCGACTACTAACGCTGGCCGCCAAATATTGGCATTCGATAGGTAGAGTTTCTGATGCGGCACGAAGTAAAGGATTAGTAAATCCTTAAAGGATCGATAATCTGGAATCCCTCATTTATTAAAGTAATCCCAAGGGATAAAAAAAAAGGCGACCAGAAGCCAACAGGGTTCCCACTTTGTAAGGGTTCGGGACAGTTCATCTATcaattttttagagtaaaatcCCAAAAGATAATTTTGATTAACTGATAATTGATTATTACAATTGAAACATCCAGATACTTAAATGAAGAATTTAAGGATCATAACTTCTTGGACCAACTCAACCAACTTTGGtaatttaaacaaaattaattggATGACAATTCAAAGGTCTGCTTTTTAttacgaaaattaaaattatgacGTCGTTCCCTTTCTGAAACTGTATTAAGGACTCAAATCAGTGCTCGAACgtcaaatttacaaattatcACTACGTGATTTGTCTTCCGACGATCCAGTTCCTTTTTATTCCATTCCACTATTTGTTCAACATCGGTTCCTGGTTTTCTTGATGGTAGTGCCGGTGCACTATCCCTAAACGTCTCTTTCTCCAAAAGGTTTGCTTCTCTAAAAGGTGAATTGCCACCGCCCAAGTTATACATTACCATAAACGTCCCTTTAATCATTCCAACTTGATAAGTGACAAAGACTCATATCCTATTAATTAATACCTGATTTATACACTTTGACCTTTTCCTTTCCTACCCAACGACATAAAATAATAGctcaaattttgcttccacttTAAGAAAGGGGGACAATATGATTTCAAGTCTTATTACTGGAAAGGGATCCTTTCCGCTCCCTTTCACCAAATTCACCTAATCAATCAATCCggactcttgaaatttgatcaaacggttacaaACATAGAGCATCTTAAAAAGGTATAATAATTTTAGTCGTTTGATTAAATTTCTAAGGCCCGAATTAGATGATTGGGTGGATTTGGTAGAATGAATCAGgaggagaggatccctttcccttaTTACTGGCCATGAGTTTGCCCTATTTTCACTTAGTTAAAACAAGTATTAAGTTCGATTAAGACGAATGCATgacaatatatatttatagtgaattcaattttaaattgaGATTCATATAACTATTTATGAGTGAGTTAACAACtcgttttaaaatatatttataagtaTCAAATCGATAGTTGAATTTGTTTTAGATATATATATGGACAGTCAATAACATGATTATTATGTCAAGGGGATATTACACATCAGATTCCTGTTTAAATGAGGACTCAACTACGTCATCGTGACCTCGACGCTATGAATTTTAAGTTTCTCGTATGATATTACATGATTAATTTTACATTGTCAAGTTCACGTATCAGTTGCATACAAGTTCATTGAGTCAAGTACCCCACAAGGCCGACGTTGGACCCACCAGTCACCCAGAACATCAAACACTCCAATGATTGGACAGTGAGGGGTTCGACGATGCAAGCCGGTTGGCGTAGCAAAGTCCCGTGGCCACGGGACAAAATGGTGACAAACAGGCCGGTTGCCTCTGACAATGCGATAACGACACCTGGACCCGTATACCTGGTCTTTTAAGGCATTTTCCCACCACCTCGCGCTCCcaccttccttccttcctctccaCCTTGCTCGCCCAACTCCGCCGTCTGCTCTCTCACCTCCCGCCAAgttaattccttttttttttttttgttgtccaAGATACCTTTTGTATCTGGTAGACTACGAGCTTGTTTGAAAAGTGTTTTTAATCGACTGAAacgtttttagaaaaaaaatacttttgagtttcaaaatgcactttaagtgtttttcacAATTAATTTGTATTTTTACCAAAGTTTGATTTCCAAAAACATTAtctcaaaaacatttttaatcaATAAAACGCTTTTCAAACGAGTTCTATATGCAGTATCATCAACCAAACATGACGAGAGAGTAACAGCATCACAGAACGAAGGAAAAATAAAGACGAATATATCATTTTTCAATGGCAACTGGTTAATTAATTTATACCCTACTCAATTAGCTAAATTAggtgaaaaaaaagagagaggagaATATAGTAAGCGGGGCCCAGCAAAGAAGGTGAAAAAGAGATCTAACGGCTAGATATCATGgtcaattaattatttatctaAGATCTAACGGCTAGGAAATGCGATAAATAAAATATTCCGGGTCAGGCAAGCGTCTGTGACGCACCCATCCGTCACAGACATCCAAATCTCCCTCTATTTCCGCTCCCAGACATTCCTCAACGTCTGCAACTCCAACTCGATACACCAAAAGCTGACCCCTTCACAACTTTTTGTTGCGGAGAGCATAGTTCGTATCGCCCTCGGATAATGGCGTCACTCCACCCCTCTGAGTTGGACTCCGCCGCCACCGACTCGGTCGCGTCGACCCCGCGCTCGGACCACCCGTCCCACGACCTCAACTCACGTGTACGGTTCATGTGCAGCTTCGGCGGCAAGATCCTGCCGCGCCCGCACGACAATCAGCTTCGCTATGTCGGCGGCGATACCCGAATTGTCGCTGTGCATCGCACCACCTCTTTCTCCGCCCTTCTCTCGAAGCTCTGCAAACTCTCAGGCAAGTAAACTCGTCGAAACGACGACGTATCATCGCGATTCAGTTGCTTAATTAATCTAATTAATCGCGGGGTTTGATTGTGTGCGGCAGGGTTGAGTAACGTAACGGTGAAGTACCAGCTGCCGAACGAGGACCTGGACTCGTTGATTTCGGTCACCACGGACGAGGACGTTGACAACATGATGGAGGAGTACGACCGCATCGCACAgaatcaaaacccaaaatcgGCGCGGCTCCGCCTCTTTCTCTTCCCCAAAGGCGGCGACGACTCGATTAACTCGCGATCCTCCAGCATCAGCTCGCTCCTAGACGGCTCCGCCAAGCGCGAGCACTGGTTCCTCGACGCGCTCAACAGCGGTACGTCGAATTCCGCTATGCTCGAGCGGGGCCGCTCCGAAGCCTCTTCGATCGTCTCCGAAGTGCCTGACTACTTATTCGGGTTGGACAACTCCGACGACACTCACTCTCGGTGCGGCGATTTCAAACCGAAGGCTCGACCCGTATTGAACGACAACGTGTCGGTTTCGGATCC carries:
- the LOC114827787 gene encoding RAF-like serine/threonine-protein kinase PRAF; translated protein: MASLHPSELDSAATDSVASTPRSDHPSHDLNSRVRFMCSFGGKILPRPHDNQLRYVGGDTRIVAVHRTTSFSALLSKLCKLSGLSNVTVKYQLPNEDLDSLISVTTDEDVDNMMEEYDRIAQNQNPKSARLRLFLFPKGGDDSINSRSSSISSLLDGSAKREHWFLDALNSGTSNSAMLERGRSEASSIVSEVPDYLFGLDNSDDTHSRCGDFKPKARPVLNDNVSVSDPGSPAPITSSPFCSTSSVPSVPSMPSLPPVKTRPDSNKVMETKENQSEMFTETVELPVSQATGFAGNPGVQYMPDPNYQGHMVRSLPVYYYPGQVPPTNVQVQPVPIRRQYVHQQYHQVASQIPVGYHNPIPGMGQVYGGGLRPVVAMDPYDVSARVVSDGGSQQQQLQQQVYYGVRNGAVVSPYNPGMVVQSGEEWQGPGPDKNTGRAPNSSS